The Pseudomonas putida nucleotide sequence CAGCTGGGGCTATGGGTGTTTGCTTACATCGTGCTGCACATCCTGGCCTATCTGTTCTTTATCCTTGGGTTGGATTGGGGGCAATTGGCGGTCGAGCTGCGCAAGCGGCCTTACATTATTGTCGGTGCGCTCGGCTTTCTCGGCCTGCTGGTACTGGCGGTTACCTCGAATCGATATAGCCAGCGGCGACTGGGCGCGCGGTGGAAAAAGCTGCACAAGCTGGTATATGGGGTGCTTGGCCTGGGGTTGCTGCACTTCCTGTGGATCGTTCGCTCGGATCTGAAGGAGTGGGCTATTTATGCATGCATTGGTGCTGTGCTCATGTTGATGCGGGTTCCTTTGGTTTCGCGGGTGCTTCCCAGGATTGCGCGGCGGCAGGGGAGGGCGGTTTGAAATGTTTTTCAAAGAAAGGGTTGACGCGCTTTCGAATCCCCTTATAATGCGCCCCACTTCCAGCGACATCGGAACGACAAACTCTTTGAGATTCAATGAGTTAGGTAGTTAAGGTGAGGTTGGAGGCGCTTCGATCGAAAGATCGATGGCGGTTGAGATGAAGGTTGACAGCGGTTTTAAACGCTGTATTATTCGCCTCCCGCTAGCGAGTGATCGCAGCGAGTCAAGTGTTTGAAGCTAAACGAGTTTCTCGCAAAAAACTTCAAAATAAACGCTTGACACGAAAGGAGGAAAGCGTAGAATGCGCGCCTCGGTTGAGACGAAAAGCTCTTAACCAAACGCTCTTTAACAAATCGAATCAAGCAATTCGTGTGGGTGCTTGTGAGTATGGACTGATAGTCAAAAAGATTATCAGCATCACAAGTGGCCATGCGAGAAATCACATAGTCATTTGAGATTGCTGAGCCAGGTTTAGGGTTTCTTAAAAACCCAAGCAGTATTGAACTGAAGAGTTTGATCATGGCTCAGATTGAACGCTGGCGGCAGGCCTAACACATGCAAGTCGAGCGGATGACGGGAGCTTGCTCCTTGATTCAGCGGCGGACGGGTGAGTAATGCCTAGGAATCTGCCTGGTAGTGGGGGACAACGTTTCGAAAGGAACGCTAATACCGCATACGTCCTACGGGAGAAAGCAGGGGACCTTCGGGCCTTGCGCTATCAGATGAGCCTAGGTCGGATTAGCTAGTTGGTGGGGTAATGGCTCACCAAGGCGACGATCCGTAACTGGTCTGAGAGGATGATCAGTCACACTGGAACTGAGACACGGTCCAGACTCCTACGGGAGGCAGCAGTGGGGAATATTGGACAATGGGCGAAAGCCTGATCCAGCCATGCCGCGTGTGTGAAGAAGGTCTTCGGATTGTAAAGCACTTTAAGTTGGGAGGAAGGGCAGTAAGCTAATACCTTGCTGTTTTGACGTTACCGACAGAATAAGCACCGGCTAACTCTGTGCCAGCAGCCGCGGTAATACAGAGGGTGCAAGCGTTAATCGGAATTACTGGGCGTAAAGCGCGCGTAGGTGGTTTGTTAAGTTGGATGTGAAAGCCCCGGGCTCAACCTGGGAACTGCATCCAAAACTGGCAAGCTAGAGTACGGTAGAGGGTGGTGGAATTTCCTGTGTAGCGGTGAAATGCGTAGATATAGGAAGGAACACCAGTGGCGAAGGCGACCACCTGGACTGATACTGACACTGAGGTGCGAAAGCGTGGGGAGCAAACAGGATTAGATACCCTGGTAGTCCACGCCGTAAACGATGTCAACTAGCCGTTGGAATCCTTGAGATTTTAGTGGCGCAGCTAACGCATTAAGTTGACCGCCTGGGGAGTACGGCCGCAAGGTTAAAACTCAAATGAATTGACGGGGGCCCGCACAAGCGGTGGAGCATGTGGTTTAATTCGAAGCAACGCGAAGAACCTTACCAGGCCTTGACATGCAGAGAACTTTCCAGAGATGGATTGGTGCCTTCGGGAACTCTGACACAGGTGCTGCATGGCTGTCGTCAGCTCGTGTCGTGAGATGTTGGGTTAAGTCCCGTAACGAGCGCAACCCTTGTCCTTAGTTACCAGCACGTAATGGTGGGCACTCTAAGGAGACTGCCGGTGACAAACCGGAGGAAGGTGGGGATGACGTCAAGTCATCATGGCCCTTACGGCCTGGGCTACACACGTGCTACAATGGTCGGTACAGAGGGTTGCCAAGCCGCGAGGTGGAGCTAATCTCACAAAACCGATCGTAGTCCGGATCGCAGTCTGCAACTCGACTGCGTGAAGTCGGAATCGCTAGTAATCGCGAATCAGAATGTCGCGGTGAATACGTTCCCGGGCCTTGTACACACCGCCCGTCACACCATGGGAGTGGGTTGCACCAGAAGTAGCTAGTCTAACCTTCGGGAGGACGGTTACCACGGTGTGATTCATGACTGGGGTGAAGTCGTAACAAGGTAGCCGTAGGGGAACCTGCGGCTGGATCACCTCCTTAATCGACGACATCAGCCTGCTGATGAGCTCCCACACGAATTGCTTGATTCATTGTCGAAGACGATCAAGACCCTATATAGGTCTGTAGCTCAGTTGGTTAGAGCGCACCCCTGATAAGGGTGAGGTCGGCAGTTCAAATCTGCCCAGACCTACCAATATGCGGGGCCATAGCTCAGCTGGGAGAGCGCCTGCCTTGCACGCAGGAGGTCAGCGGTTCGATCCCGCTTGGCTCCACCACTTTCTGCGGTAGATGTTGTAGTTGATCAGAAATTAGAAATGAGCATTCAGTTTGAATGTTGATTTCTGACTTTTGTCAGATCGTTCTTTAAAAATTCGGATATGTGATAGATATAGACTGAACACCAGTTTCACTGCTGGTGGATCAGGCTAAGGTAAAATTTGTGAGTTCTGCTCTTAATTGAGCGAAATGCGAATTTTCGGCGAATGTCGTCTTCACAGTATAACCAGATTGCTTGGGGTTATATGGTCAAGTGAAGAAGCGCATACGGTGGATGCCTTGGCAGTCAGAGGCGATGAAAGACGTGGTAGCCTGCGATAAGCTTTGGGGAGTCGGCAAACAGACTGTGATCCAGAGATCTCTGAATGGGGGAACCCACTCAGCATAAGCTGAGTATCTTGTACTGAATACATAGGTGCAAGAGGCGAACCAGGGGAACTGAAACATCTAAGTACCCTGAGGAAAAGAAATCAACCGAGATTCCCTTAGTAGTGGCGAGCGAACGGGGACCAGCCCTTAAGTTGATTTGAGATTAGTGGAACGCTCTGGAAAGTGCGGCCATAGTGGGTGATAGCCCCGTACACGAAAATCTCTTGTCAATGAAATCGAGTAGGACGGAGCACGAGAAACTTTGTCTGAACATGGGGGGACCATCCTCCAAGGCTAAATACTACTGACTGACCGATAGTGAACCAGTACCGTGAGGGAAAGGCGAAAAGAACCCCGGAGAGGGGAGTGAAATAGAACCTGAAACCGTATGCGTACAAGCAGTGGGAGCCTACTTTGTTAGGTGACTGCGTACCTTTTGTATAATGGGTCAGCGACTTATATTCAGTGGCGAGCTTAACCGAATAGGGGAGGCGTAGCGAAAGCGAGTCTTAATAGGGCGTTTAGTCGCTGGGTATAGACCCGAAACCGGGCGATCTATCCATGGGCAGGTTGAAGGTTAGGTAACACTGACTGGAGGACCGAACCGACTACCGTTGAAAAGTTAGCGGATGACCTGTGGATCGGAGTGAAAGGCTAATCAAGCTCGGAGATAGCTGGTTCTCCTCGAAAGCTATTTAGGTAGCGCCTCATGTATCACTGTAGGGGGTAGAGCACTGTTTCGGCTAGGGGGTCATCCCGACTTACCAAACCGATGCAAACTCCGAATACCTACAAGTGCCGAGCATGGGAGACACACGGCGGGTGCTAACGTCCGTCGTGAAAAGGGAAACAACCCAGACCGTCAGCTAAGGTCCCAAAGTCATGGTTAAGTGGGAAACGATGTGGGAAGGCTTAGACAGCTAGGAGGTTGGCTTAGAAGCAGCCATCCTTTAAAGAAAGCGTAATAGCTCACTAGTCGAGTCGGCCTGCGCGGAAGATGTAACGGGGCTCAAACCATGCACCGAAGCTACGGGTGTCATCTTTGATGACGCGGTAGAGGAGCGTTCTGTAAGCCTGTGAAGGTGAGTTGAGAAGCTTGCTGGAGGTATCAGAAGTGCGAATGCTGACATGAGTAACGACAATGCGAGTGAAAAACTCGCACGCCGAAAGACCAAGGTTTCCTGCGCAACGTTAATCGACGCAGGGTTAGTCGGTCCCTAAGGCGAGGCTGAAAAGCGTAGTCGATGGAAAACAGGTTAATATTCCTGTACTTCCAGTTATTGCGATGGAGGGACGGAGAAGGCTAGGCCAGCTTGGCGTTGGTTGTCCAAGTTTAAGGTGGTAGGCTGAAATCTTAGGCAAATCCGGGATTTCAAGGCCGAGAGCTGATGACGAGTTGCCATTAGGCGACGAAGTGGTTGATGCCATGCTTCCAAGAAAAGCTCCTAAGCTTCAGATAACTGGGAACCGTACCCCAAACCGACACAGGTGGTTAGGTAGAGAATACCAAGGCGCTTGAGAGAACTCGGGTGAAGGAACTAGGCAAAATGGCACCGTAACTTCGGGAGAAGGTGCGCCGGCGAGGGTGAAGGACTTGCTCCGTAAGCCCATGCCGGTCGAAGATACCAGGCCGCTGCGACTGTTTATTAAAAACACAGCACTCTGCAAACACGAAAGTGGACGTATAGGGTGTGACGCCTGCCCGGTGCCGGAAGGTTAATTGATGGGGTTAGCGCAAGCGAAGCTCTTGATCGAAGCCCCGGTAAACGGCGGCCGTAACTATAACGGTCCTAAGGTAGCGAAATTCCTTGTCGGGTAAGTTCCGACCTGCACGAATGGCGTAACGATGGCGGCGCTGTCTCCACCCGAGACTCAGTGAAATTGAAATCGCTGTGAAGATGCAGTGTATCCGCGGCTAGACGGAAAGACCCCGTGAACCTTTACTATAGCTTTGCACTGGACTTTGAATTTGCTTGTGTAGGATAGGTGGGAGGCTTTGAAGTGGGGACGCCAGTTCTCATGGAGCCATCCTTGAAATACCACCCTGGCAACTTTGAGGTTCTAACTCAGGTCCGTTATCCGGATCGAGGACAGTGTATGGTGGGTAGTTTGACTGGGGCGGTCTCCTCCCAAAGAGTAACGGAGGAGTACGAAGGTGCGCTCAGACCGGTCGGAAATCGGTCGTAGAGTATAAAGGCAAAAGCGCGCTTGACTGCGAGACAAACACGTCGAGCAGGTACGAAAGTAGGTCTTAGTGATCCGGTGGTTCTGTATGGAAGGGCCATCGCTCAACGGATAAAAGGTACTCCGGGGATAACAGGCTGATACCGCCCAAGAGTTCATATCGACGGCGGTGTTTGGCACCTCGATGTCGGCTCATCACATCCTGGGGCTGAAGCCGGTCCCAAGGGTATGGCTGTTCGCCATTTAAAGTGGTACGCGAGCTGGGTTTAGAACGTCGTGAGACAGTTCGGTCCCTATCTGCCGTGGACGTTTGAGATTTGAGAGGGGCTGCTCCTAGTACGAGAGGACCGGAGTGGACGAACCTCTGGTGTTCCGGTTGTCACGCCAGTGGCATTGCCGGGTAGCTATGTTCGGAAGAGATAACCGCTGAAAGCATCTAAGCGGGAAACTTGCCTCAAGATGAGATCTCACTGGGATCTTGAATCCCCTAAAGGGCCGTCGAAGACTACGACGTTGATAGGTTGGGTGTGTAAGCGCTGTGAGGCGTTGAGCTAACCAATACTAATTGCCCGTGAGGCTTGACCATATAACACCCAAGCAATTTGCTAGCGCAGATTGCGGTGGTGAAGACGAAAGAACCGAAGATTCGCTTTTCACAAGAGCAGCACAAATTCACATATCCGAATTCGCTGGGCTGTCCATCTGGACATTCTGGCTACAGAATTTCTTGACGACCATAGAGCATTGGAACCACCTGATCCCATCCCGAACTCAGTAGTGAAACGATGCATCGCCGATGGTAGTGTGGGGTTTCCCCATGTGAGAGTAGGTCATCGTCAAGATTCATTTCGCAAAACCCCTATCTGCGCATGCAGGTAGGGGTTTTGTCTTTTCTGGCTTTTACTCGGGGCAGTATCGGCAGCCAGCCGTGATATCGTTCCCCATTCTCTTCCCAGGGATTTCTCCATGCCCAACACCACCTCGCTGCAGCCCGGTTTCATGATCGTCCACGGCAACCGCCTGGACGACCTGCGCAGCCTGGTAGTGAGTTGGATGCGCCGCTATCCGCTGGCACCGCTTGAAAACGAAATTGCCCTGGTACAGAGCAATGGCATTGCCCAATGGCTC carries:
- the msrQ gene encoding protein-methionine-sulfoxide reductase heme-binding subunit MsrQ codes for the protein MRYPWFRLAIFIVGSLFPAWWLYEAAMNLLGPDPGKIIMDRLGLGALTFLLVTLGMTPLQKLTGWSGWIVVRRQLGLWVFAYIVLHILAYLFFILGLDWGQLAVELRKRPYIIVGALGFLGLLVLAVTSNRYSQRRLGARWKKLHKLVYGVLGLGLLHFLWIVRSDLKEWAIYACIGAVLMLMRVPLVSRVLPRIARRQGRAV